A genome region from Brienomyrus brachyistius isolate T26 chromosome 23, BBRACH_0.4, whole genome shotgun sequence includes the following:
- the LOC125719313 gene encoding uncharacterized protein LOC125719313: MACFDNQNQGGGSSLEDSMARIKLLNEGSTLITEGPPERRLLNTSKQEIDEQGNIRRWTFGVKNPRKMMKTIVLLGETGIGKSTLINAMTNYILGTEWSDKIRYEIVKEKVRDQTESQTSEVNVYEIFGYEDIRVPFSLRIIDTPGYGDINGESKAKKIAETLCYLIQCEDGVHQLDAVCLVVKASQYRLTPHQRCIFDAVLSLFGKDIKKNIIPVITFSGGGKPAALAAIDKFGFSWCRDEKDNLVHFRFDNTPEEEDDVDTSPDYLENAWDKRKKTMGDFFKYLNALETRSLVMTHKVLLEHEKLERCVKSLQDQIVKAEHKQNEIRQTQEALEKNKEEIQEKKNFEYVVKQSFADKVESDSYATSPYVTVTYMDSEGTITHTDP, translated from the exons GTCCCCCAGAGAGGCGTCTCCTCAATACAAGTAAACAGGAAATAGACGAGCAAGGAAATATTAGAAGATGGACGTTTGGAGTAAAGAATCCACGAAAAATGATGAAAACAATAGTTCTGTTGGGAGAGACGGGAATAGGGAAGAGCACCCTCATCAATGCGATGACAAACTACATCCTGGGAACAGAATGGAGTGACAAGATCCGCTATGAGATCGTCAAGGAGAAAGTGAGGGACCAGACTGAATCTCAGACTTCAGAAGTGAATGTTTACGAGATCTTTGGGTATGAAGATATCCGAGTGCCATTCTCCCTCAGAATCATTGATACTCCTGGTTATGGTGACATAAATGGAGAGAGTAAAGCCAAGAAAATTGCAGAAACTCTGTGTTATTTGATCCAGTGTGAAGACGGAGTTCACCAGCTTGATGCAGTCTGCTTAGTTGTGAAGGCATCACAGTACCGCCTTACCCCACACCAACGCTGTATTTTCGATGCTGTTCTCTCTTTATTTGGGAAAGACATAAAGAAGAATATAATTCCGGTCATCACATTCTCAGGGGGGGGCAAACCTGCTGCCCTTGCAGCTATTGATAAATTTGGTTTCTCATGGTGTAGAGATGAAAAGGATAATCTAGTTCACTTTCGATTTGATAACACtcctgaggaagaggatgacGTGGACACCTCACCCGACTATTTGGAAAATGCCTGGGACAAAAGGAAGAAGACCATGGGAGATTTTTTCAAGTACCTGAACGCTCTGGAAACAAGAAGCTTGGTGATGACGCATAAAGTTCTGTTGGAACATGAGAAGCTGGAGCGCTGCGTGAAGAGTCTTCAGGATCAGATTGTAAAGGCTGAACATAAGCAGAATGAGATCAGGCAAACCCAGGAGGCCTTGGAgaagaacaaagaggaaatacaggaaaagaaaaactttGAATATGTTGTGAAACAAAGTTTTGCAGACAAAGTTGAATCAGATAGCTATGCAACT tccccctaTGTCACAGTCACGTACATGGATAGTGAGGGCACCATAACACACACTGACCCCTGA